The Armatimonadota bacterium genome includes the window TCGAGTTCCTCTCCGCGGGCCAGGTCCCGCTTGGCGACCGCCACGCATTCCACCCGTGGCGCGCCCTGCGCCTGCATCGTGACTTCTCCGTAAAGGGCGGCACGCGCGATGGACACGGGCACCTCGAGGCTGGCCAGGTGAAATGGCCTGTACAGAACGTAGTAGGGGCCCGACCCCATGCGCAGGTACTCCAGGTCCCTGCGGACGGGTCCGTCCGGTACCCGCACGACCACAAACACCCCGGGTGCAACGTCCCCCACGGCGTACTCCACAACCCCACTGCGTGTGAGGATGCCGCCCTCAACCTCCGGCACGAAAACCCGAGCCAGCTCCGTGCGCTTCACCGCAGGTCCGTGCATCCCGGGTCGGTCCACCGTGAGCCCCGTGGCGTTTGCAAGCGCGGCCATCTCCGCCATGGTCTTCGTCCCGTCCACGAACTGCGTCAGCATCCGTGGGTTCATGCCCCACCGGGCAGCTTCTGCCGCCACGGCGGCAGGTGTGGCACGGCGATCCAGCCGGTTGTTCTTACCCTTGCCCGCGCACACGACTTCGAACCCCAGCGTGCGGGCGAAGTCCACCATCTCGCACAGCACGGCAGGCTCGTCGCCCATCCCGACGGTGTACACTCTGTTCGCGGAACGGAACAGGTAAGCCAGCACCGGGCCCACTGTCGCGTCCAGCTCCACGTTCATGGTGACCAGCGTCTTGCGGCCCCTCAGGGTCGCAGCCGCGATGCGCGCGCCAACTTCCGGATCCCCGGTGGCGTCCACAACCACCTCAGCGTGCTCGAGCAAAAAAAGTGAGAAATTCGGCGTCACCGCGACCCGTCCCTCGCGGATCACCCGGCCCGCCTCCTCAGCCGTCCCAACCACCTCCGCGGTCAGGCCCGCCTCGGAGATCGCCTCCCAGGCCCGCTCCAAAAGACGCTCGGACACGGCGGTTACCCGCAGACCGGGCAGGCGCGCCAGTTGGCGAATCACACCCCTGCCCATCTGGCCGGCCCCCACGACAGCCACACGAACCCGCCGACCCTCGCGTTCCAGTACCTGAAGGCGATCCAGAATCATCCCCAGTAGCTCTCCTCCGAGAAAATCTCCGACGTTAGCAGGGCCGCATCCCAGGGTACGGACCTGTGCCAGGCCCTGGACCCCTGCGAACCACGTCGATCCAGGGCTTTCTCAAGGAGCGAGTCAGCGTCACGACCATCCCCCCAATCCACCAGCATCCGCCAGCGCGAGCGCGCTGCTGGACATGCCACTCCCGCCGGAAAGCCATTTTTGCACAATTGTTCATTATTGAACAAACTGCTCCGCTGCTCCCTTACCACATATCCGGGATAAGCGCAAGGGGGCGCAGCCTCGAAAACTGTGGAAACGCGAGGGCGGTGTGCCTTCCGGCTTCTGGTGGACCAGGAGTAGGCGAGCCGGCAAAACCGCCGCCTGGCCCGACTCTTAACCAGGCCAGGCTGCGCCTGCCCGCCTGCCTGGAGGACGTCGACTACCGCCACCCCCGGGGCCTGGACCGCTCCCTCCTCCGCAGCCTGTCCACCGGCGACTGGCTCCGCGCCCGCCAAAACGTGCTCATCACCGGCCCTACCGGCGTGGGTAAGA containing:
- a CDS encoding SAF domain-containing protein, which encodes MGRGVIRQLARLPGLRVTAVSERLLERAWEAISEAGLTAEVVGTAEEAGRVIREGRVAVTPNFSLFLLEHAEVVVDATGDPEVGARIAAATLRGRKTLVTMNVELDATVGPVLAYLFRSANRVYTVGMGDEPAVLCEMVDFARTLGFEVVCAGKGKNNRLDRRATPAAVAAEAARWGMNPRMLTQFVDGTKTMAEMAALANATGLTVDRPGMHGPAVKRTELARVFVPEVEGGILTRSGVVEYAVGDVAPGVFVVVRVPDGPVRRDLEYLRMGSGPYYVLYRPFHLASLEVPVSIARAALYGEVTMQAQGAPRVECVAVAKRDLARGEELDGVGGETVYGLAEDAVRARASRAVPVGVVAGARTRREVRAGQVLTEEDLELDAHSVVVQLRRLQEALVEAGILS